The following coding sequences are from one Arthrobacter sp. 24S4-2 window:
- the argB gene encoding acetylglutamate kinase, giving the protein MNTQTRETTSMSDAQDKAGTLIEALPWIQRFAGTTMVIKYGGNAMVNDELRRAFAEDVVFLHHVGIHPVVVHGGGPQINAMLSRLGIESEFKGGLRVTTPEAMDVVRMVLTGQVGRELVGLINSHGPYAVGMSGEDGGLLRAVRTGTVVDGEEVDLGLVGEVVGVNPEGIVDILAAGRIPVISTVAPEIIDEGTGDEGTKRFQTTGLVLNVNADTAAAAVASALGASKLVILTDVEGLYANWPDKSSLISSLTASELREMLPRLESGMIPKMAACLRAVDEGVERAHIVDGRLPHSMLLETFTTAGIGTQVVPDEEVNA; this is encoded by the coding sequence ATGAACACCCAGACCCGCGAGACCACGTCGATGAGCGATGCGCAGGACAAAGCAGGCACCCTGATCGAGGCCCTGCCGTGGATCCAGCGCTTTGCCGGCACCACCATGGTGATCAAGTACGGCGGCAACGCCATGGTCAACGACGAGCTCCGCCGTGCGTTCGCCGAGGACGTCGTCTTCCTGCACCACGTGGGCATCCACCCCGTGGTGGTGCACGGCGGCGGTCCGCAGATCAACGCCATGCTCAGCCGCCTGGGCATCGAGTCAGAATTCAAGGGCGGCCTGCGCGTCACCACCCCCGAGGCCATGGACGTGGTCCGTATGGTGCTCACCGGGCAGGTGGGCCGGGAACTCGTCGGGCTGATCAACTCCCACGGCCCGTACGCCGTCGGCATGTCCGGCGAGGACGGCGGCCTGCTGCGGGCCGTCCGCACCGGGACCGTCGTGGACGGCGAAGAAGTGGACCTGGGCCTCGTCGGGGAAGTCGTGGGCGTCAACCCGGAGGGGATTGTCGATATCCTCGCGGCCGGCCGGATCCCGGTGATTTCCACCGTTGCCCCGGAAATCATTGATGAGGGAACCGGTGATGAAGGAACCAAACGGTTCCAGACCACCGGGCTGGTGCTCAACGTCAATGCGGACACCGCGGCCGCGGCAGTGGCGTCGGCACTGGGCGCCTCCAAGCTGGTTATCCTGACCGACGTCGAAGGCCTTTACGCGAACTGGCCGGACAAGTCATCGCTCATTTCGTCGCTGACGGCCTCGGAGCTGCGGGAGATGCTGCCGCGGCTGGAGTCCGGGATGATCCCCAAAATGGCGGCCTGCCTGAGGGCTGTCGACGAGGGCGTGGAGCGTGCGCACATTGTGGACGGGCGCCTCCCGCACTCCATGCTGCTGGAAACCTTCACCACCGCGGGCATTGGCACGCAGGTGGTCCCTGACGAGGAAGTGAACGCATGA